A window of Gemmatimonadota bacterium contains these coding sequences:
- a CDS encoding formylglycine-generating enzyme family protein: MSRVLPVLPSRLLPSPVALFLIAALAAGCSRPSDDTPTGIPVLQEEGPSSIVSGSMDWDAGVDAVGSFVAVTGGEHAVVLRPGDLVARDEFGTVVWRVAPLAVAPEVIGRTTSFTGAYGPGVDLRVPAPRRDLSLPVRFASDPGLPGSAVTLAVETIVEHDPAWTVCADGVEVLSAALSGAENEVSFRSAGGVAFHMGLPVAGDASRASASWTTLGVSVEAPGRARVSSGVSAAWLASAEFPAALSPRIRTGGYAPMIATFHLAPAVPGGSAASLAVTYTDQVHSMLDVHINWGDGVGELFQDNQPVHRIHEYCESGTYRVRFRIRNQAGLAQKSGLVDVTVGPSAAPGFVLIPAGSFTMGSPVTELGHSSNETQHTVTLTQDFYMSTHEVTQTEYLTVMGTSPSHFSACGGSCPVENVSWYDAVAYCNALSASEGLTPCYSGSGSGTVCDWNANGYRLPTEAEWEYACRAGT, encoded by the coding sequence GTGAGCAGAGTACTGCCAGTCTTGCCGTCGCGCCTTCTACCATCGCCGGTCGCCCTGTTCCTGATCGCCGCGCTGGCGGCCGGGTGCTCCCGGCCTTCCGATGACACCCCCACCGGCATCCCCGTTCTTCAAGAGGAAGGGCCGTCGAGCATTGTCTCCGGCTCGATGGACTGGGATGCGGGCGTGGACGCGGTCGGGTCGTTTGTTGCCGTCACCGGAGGGGAACACGCCGTGGTCCTCCGGCCCGGGGATCTGGTAGCGCGGGACGAGTTCGGAACCGTTGTGTGGAGGGTCGCGCCGCTCGCGGTCGCCCCCGAGGTGATCGGCCGGACAACCTCTTTCACCGGGGCGTATGGCCCGGGCGTGGATCTTCGGGTTCCTGCGCCGCGCCGCGACCTTTCTCTCCCGGTGCGCTTCGCGTCCGATCCGGGGCTTCCCGGGTCGGCCGTCACGCTCGCGGTCGAGACGATCGTGGAACACGATCCCGCCTGGACCGTCTGCGCGGACGGCGTCGAAGTGCTGTCCGCGGCGTTGTCGGGTGCCGAGAACGAGGTCTCCTTCCGAAGCGCCGGGGGTGTCGCGTTCCACATGGGGCTTCCCGTGGCCGGGGACGCTTCCCGCGCGTCGGCATCCTGGACGACGCTGGGGGTGTCGGTGGAGGCGCCCGGGAGAGCGCGCGTGTCATCGGGCGTCTCGGCGGCATGGCTGGCATCGGCGGAGTTCCCGGCCGCACTTTCGCCCCGCATCCGGACCGGGGGGTACGCGCCGATGATCGCGACCTTCCACCTGGCTCCGGCCGTCCCGGGCGGTTCCGCCGCAAGCCTCGCCGTGACCTATACCGACCAGGTTCACAGCATGCTCGATGTCCACATCAACTGGGGAGACGGCGTGGGCGAGCTGTTTCAGGACAACCAACCGGTGCATCGGATCCACGAGTACTGCGAATCGGGCACTTACCGTGTGCGATTCCGCATCCGCAACCAAGCCGGACTGGCCCAAAAGAGCGGCTTGGTGGATGTGACGGTCGGTCCGTCCGCCGCTCCGGGCTTCGTGCTGATTCCGGCGGGGAGCTTCACCATGGGAAGCCCGGTGACGGAACTGGGCCATAGTTCAAACGAGACGCAGCATACGGTGACGCTGACGCAGGACTTCTACATGTCCACGCACGAGGTGACGCAGACCGAATACCTCACAGTGATGGGGACGAGTCCGTCGCACTTCTCCGCGTGCGGGGGGAGTTGCCCCGTGGAAAATGTCAGCTGGTACGACGCGGTGGCCTACTGCAACGCGCTTTCGGCAAGCGAAGGGCTGACCCCGTGCTACTCGGGAAGCGGATCGGGGACGGTCTGCGACTGGAACGCGAACGGGTACCGCCTTCCGACGGAAGCGGAGTGGGAGTACGCGTGCCGCGCCGGGACGG
- a CDS encoding RNA polymerase sigma factor RpoD/SigA — protein MAISTAAANRTDEPSLDIYLRDIRRTDLLTPEEERELAVRIRAGDAAARDHLICANLRFVVRVARTFTGRGLCLSDLINEGNVGLIRAAERFDENRGCRFISYAIWWIRQAILQAISEQTRVVRLPMNRVGKALKVYRRGNELRQELGRDATAEEIADSMDLTPADVRKHQMLNQRHVSLDAPTSADQDSTRLMDLITDDRDTPPDDRVVEKDMRGDVRSAVKSLDPREQKILRDYYGIDTGEGVTLETIGRDLGITRERVRQIKERALQKIADLPEGPHLHGYLN, from the coding sequence GTGGCGATCAGCACAGCAGCAGCGAACAGAACAGACGAACCCTCCCTCGATATCTACCTGAGGGACATTCGCCGCACCGACCTGCTCACCCCGGAGGAGGAGCGGGAACTGGCGGTCAGAATCCGGGCCGGAGACGCCGCCGCCCGCGACCATCTCATCTGCGCGAACCTGCGGTTTGTGGTGCGGGTGGCCCGAACATTCACCGGCCGGGGGCTCTGCCTTTCGGACCTGATCAACGAAGGGAATGTCGGGCTGATTCGAGCTGCGGAGAGGTTCGACGAGAACCGCGGGTGCCGCTTCATCTCCTACGCAATCTGGTGGATCCGGCAGGCAATCCTCCAGGCCATCTCCGAGCAGACGCGCGTGGTGCGACTTCCCATGAACCGGGTCGGCAAGGCTCTGAAGGTCTACCGCCGGGGGAACGAACTTCGGCAGGAACTGGGCCGGGACGCCACCGCGGAGGAGATTGCCGACAGCATGGATCTGACACCGGCCGATGTTCGCAAGCACCAGATGCTCAACCAGCGTCATGTGTCGCTGGACGCTCCCACTTCCGCAGACCAAGACTCTACCCGACTCATGGACCTGATCACGGACGACCGGGATACCCCACCCGACGATCGAGTGGTGGAAAAGGACATGAGGGGTGATGTCCGGTCGGCGGTCAAATCGCTGGACCCACGGGAGCAGAAGATCCTCCGCGACTACTACGGCATCGACACGGGCGAGGGCGTGACGCTGGAGACGATCGGAAGGGACCTGGGCATCACACGGGAGCGCGTACGCCAGATCAAGGAGCGTGCGTTGCAGAAGATTGCCGATCTTCCCGAAGGGCCGCATCTGCACGGGTACCTGAACTGA